The nucleotide sequence CGTCCTATTATGAAAGCATCGGACCCAATTGCATCTGTCGAGGCTATACTAGCGGAATTACAGTTATAGTTATTTGCTAATAGACTTTAGTTTATTTATGTAGTCACGCACTTGTTGCGTGACTTTTTTTTCGCCTAGATAATGAATAAGGAAATAAAGGCGATCACTTTGGCTCCATGACTTAGTGCGACGACTAAAAGTTTCTACGTCTTTTAAAAAACTGCTCTTATCGAAATAGCTTAATCGAGCTCTTTCGAGGTCAATAAACTTGCATGGGGCTTCATTGTCCATGCAGGCTTGACCCTGGATTAAAGAGTCATGTACAAAGACGTGCTTAGAGTATAAACTTTGGATTTTCACTTTGTTTTCATGAGATAGAGCGATTAGTTTTGCTGTATGAAAAATTATAGTACGTCTCGCTGCTAAGTTTAGAGCTCTCGTATTCACGAGGGTTTCAACTTCGTTAAGTGGAGTGTAGGAGCTAAGTGCTTTAGTAATTAAAATGGCATAGTCATTGCCGTTTTTCTTTACGCGATTAAAAAATACTGCTTCTAAACTGGGGATGTTTAAGCGTTTAAATATTGTGATATTTTTATGTTCTTTTTGAGCCAGGTTTTCACCAAAGGGATGGATTAGATTGCGTTTTGAATAGTTCTTTTGCTTCTTGATAAAGAAGTCTTGTCCCTCGAGAGTTATTTTTGAAACACCACTCCAAGAATTTTCATGAGAGCCACTATTTGGAGCTTCGAACCATTCAGTTTTATTGTCCCAAAGAAGTTGGAAAGTTCCGAGTTTATTGCGTGAAAATAAATCTTCTGAGTCTTTTTTACTAAACATTTTCGGCCTTGATTTTGTCCCAGATCTGATCGAGCTCATCCAAGGAGTAGTCATTCCAGTCTCTGTTTGAGTTTTTCACTGTTTTTTCTACTGAGCGGAAGCGCTTTTCGAATTTATTATTAGCAAATTGTAAAGCTTCATCGGCTTCGAATTTCAGACTTCGGGCTAGATTTGCCATAGAGAACATGAGGTCACCAAATTCTTCTTTGGCTTTCTCCATGTCATTTCTCTCAATTTCTTCTTTTAGTTCTTGAAGTTCTTCAGTAATTTTATCAAAGCTTCCCTTCCAGTCCTGCCAATCGAAGCCGACTTTAGATACGCGTTTTTGGATAGTTTGAGACTTGCGCAAGTTGGGGAGGTTTTTTGGGATACCATCTAAAATCGAATCTTTCTTGCCTTTCTCTTTTTCTTTGACTTCCTGCCAGATTCGATCTACATCATCTGAGTTTGCTGCATTTTCGTTGGCAAAGACGTGGGGGTGACGGCGGATCATTTTTTCAGAAATATTTTGAGCGACATCAGAGATGGTGAATTGCTTGTTTTCCGCAGCAATTTGGGCATGGAAATAAATATTCATTAATAAGTCACCAAGTTCGTCTTTGAGTTCTTCGGGGTCATTATTATCGATAGCATCCAATACTTCCGAACATTCTTCAATAAGGTATTTTTTTAATGAATCATGGTTTTGTTCAAGGTCCCATGGGCAGCCCTTGGGAGCACGAAGGGTCTGCATGATTTTTTCTAATTCAAGTAGCCAGTTTTGAGTCATGATTTCTCCAGTGCAGTGCCAAATATTTTTTGATGTAGTGTGGTGTAAAATTCATCTGACATATCCTCGTTGCCATCAGGACTTACATAATACGAAATGATTGTATCCCAGAAATAATGTTGAGTGAATCGTACTCTAACACGCTGTTTATCGTTAAGCTTGAACCAGATTTCAGCATGATTTCCATCATGATTAATGATGACGCCAGTATAGTTCTTTTCAGTAATGATTTGTTTCGTGGATAAAAGTGCAGTTTCTTGTGTGCAATTAAAGGTCTGAAAGTATTCGCCGTGTGATTGGGCTAAATTCCGATCAATCCATGAGCAAGAACTCGTTAAAACAAAAGTTAGAAATGAAAAGAAATATAAGCTGATTTTTTTCTGCATCATACCTTTCCTGTAAGTTTGAACTTCAAGGAGCGAATGCCAGAGCGAATGAGTTTGGGTGGGCTGAAGCTGATGTCATTTATGTAGCTGTGAACAAAGTTTTCAGCGTAGGTAAAGTTAGGGTGGTTAACGGTATCCTCACAAGCTGTACTGATTTCTTGGAAAACTTCATTTGCCAAGGCCGCAAAGAGGGGTGTCTCTTCAACTTTAAAGTTTGCCATCTTCGCAAAGATATAATCGACTTGCAAGGGATTGTCACCGATAAGAACTTTTCCGAATTCGTGGACGTCGCCACCTCTAGGGCCAGTGACATGCATAGCGTGAATGCCGTCAGCAATATGTAGGATGGCTTGCGCTTTTTTAGCATTTACAAGAATCATTTCAGCAAATTTAACTGGCTTATTTTTACAGAGATTATGCAAAAGGATTTTCTTTTTACCTGCTACACAACCATAGAGGTTTTTACATGCACCGGTAAAGTGCATTTGCTGGTGGACTTTTAATTTTGGTAGATTGATTAGTATATCCCATTCACTAAGTTCCTTACAGATACTTAAGTTTTTGTAGCTGCTTTGTCCTGTTGAGTCTTCATATTGTTGGTTATTAGTGAACTCTACTATTTCGATTCCCTTATCGAGTACCTCGTCATGAACTAGGTGAGCTTTAAGAGCTTTTTTACATGATCCGAAAGCAGGGGAATCTCCAATGCCTACTCTGTGGCCATGCTTTAGGAAAATCTCTGCGATAGCCATATAAAACTCAGGATGTGTGCATGAGGGGTCGTCTTTTGGGGAGGGCATAACAAAGTTGGGCTTTAGAAGTATAGAGCAGTTAGCAGGTATACGAGTGAAGAAATCACAATGATCGAATTGCGCTTCGATCTCTCGAGAGATTAAGGCACGATCATATTTATTAACTGTTAGGACTTCAATCATATTTTTGGCTCATGTTTATTGAGACACAATAGCTCATTGATTCAGAAATCAATATAGTTTTAAATAATTGAAAATACTTTTCTTGATTTACTTACTTATTGAGTTTTCTTTTTGAAAGGAAGCCTGAAGTTCTTTTGCATGTTCAAAGACTAAGGATCCGCTACTTTTTCCGCCTAGCATTCTGCCTATTTCTTGTGTTTTTTCATCTGTGTTTAATGAGCTTATACTACTAATGCTTCGTTTATTAACTTCATGTTTTTCAACTCTGAAGTGATGATGTCCCGCTGCGGCTACTTGAGGGAGGTGAGTAACGCAAAATAGTTGTCTGTTTTTACCTAGTGTGTTTAGCTTTTGAGCTACTTTGGAGGCAGTAATGCCACCAATATTGGCATCGATTTCATCAAAAATCAGTATGGGGATTGAATCAACCGTTGCTAAAATACTTTTTACTGCGAGCATGACCCGGGAGATTTCTCCACTCGAAGCAATATCACTCAATAGTTTGGCAGGTTCTCCCTTGTTAGGGGAGAATCGGAATTCGACTGAGTCAATCCCTTTGGCCGAGGCTTTGTTTTCCTTGATTTGGATATTGAATTCAGAATTGAGGAATTCGAGTTCGGTGAGTTCATGGGAAATGTCTTTCGCAAGTGTACCGGCGGCTTTTTTTCGAAGGTGAGTGATTTTTTTTGCGGTTTTGAAGTACTGCTCTTTGGCGACCGCAATGTCATCGTCAAGCTTTTGATACTCGGAATCAAAATTATCCGCGAGGGAAATCTTATCTGATATTTCAGTTAAATACCTTAAAACATCATCGAGCTCAGTTCCATACTTCCGTTTAATAGAATTATAAGTCTGCATCCGTTGTTCTAAAAATTGCAGTTCATTAGGGTCTAAAAGTATGTGGCTAGAATAGCTTTGAAAATCCATATCCAAATCGCATAACTCGGCTAAAAGAGATTCGAGTCGTTGGGCGAATTCAAGTGCGTGTTCAGCGTCAAGACGAGCTAGGTCCTGTGCTTTATGCAAAGAGCTTCTTAAAGAGCTAATGATCCCATTGTCGTCGTTGTTATCTAATGTTAGGGTGAGCTGTTGAATGAGTTCAAGTCGTTCTTGTCCAGACGCGGCAGTAGCATATTTGTCGTAGAGTTCACTTTCTTCTTCACGATTCAGTTTGGCTTCAATGATTTCGTTTTGCTGATAGCGCAAGATATCGAGCTCTCCCTGAGAAGGGAACTTTTTAGCCATTTCTTCTTTTTTGTACTCTAAGTTTTTCCATTTTTCAAAAGCTAATTTGGTTTGGTCGAGTTCTTTTTTTGCGCCCATAAATCGATCGAGAATAGCAAGTTGTTGTGAGCCGTCTGCTAAGCTATGCTGTTCACCAGCAGAGAAGATATCAATAAATTGCTCGCCAATTCTTTTGAGGACCTGAAGAGGGACAGGGCTTGAGTTAATAAAGTTTCTACTACTACTGTGAGTGATCACTCGGCGCAGGAGCAGTTCGTTGTCCTCGCCAG is from Lentisphaera profundi and encodes:
- a CDS encoding lipopolysaccharide kinase InaA family protein produces the protein MFSKKDSEDLFSRNKLGTFQLLWDNKTEWFEAPNSGSHENSWSGVSKITLEGQDFFIKKQKNYSKRNLIHPFGENLAQKEHKNITIFKRLNIPSLEAVFFNRVKKNGNDYAILITKALSSYTPLNEVETLVNTRALNLAARRTIIFHTAKLIALSHENKVKIQSLYSKHVFVHDSLIQGQACMDNEAPCKFIDLERARLSYFDKSSFLKDVETFSRRTKSWSQSDRLYFLIHYLGEKKVTQQVRDYINKLKSISK
- the mazG gene encoding nucleoside triphosphate pyrophosphohydrolase — protein: MTQNWLLELEKIMQTLRAPKGCPWDLEQNHDSLKKYLIEECSEVLDAIDNNDPEELKDELGDLLMNIYFHAQIAAENKQFTISDVAQNISEKMIRRHPHVFANENAANSDDVDRIWQEVKEKEKGKKDSILDGIPKNLPNLRKSQTIQKRVSKVGFDWQDWKGSFDKITEELQELKEEIERNDMEKAKEEFGDLMFSMANLARSLKFEADEALQFANNKFEKRFRSVEKTVKNSNRDWNDYSLDELDQIWDKIKAENV
- a CDS encoding DUF362 domain-containing protein — encoded protein: MIEVLTVNKYDRALISREIEAQFDHCDFFTRIPANCSILLKPNFVMPSPKDDPSCTHPEFYMAIAEIFLKHGHRVGIGDSPAFGSCKKALKAHLVHDEVLDKGIEIVEFTNNQQYEDSTGQSSYKNLSICKELSEWDILINLPKLKVHQQMHFTGACKNLYGCVAGKKKILLHNLCKNKPVKFAEMILVNAKKAQAILHIADGIHAMHVTGPRGGDVHEFGKVLIGDNPLQVDYIFAKMANFKVEETPLFAALANEVFQEISTACEDTVNHPNFTYAENFVHSYINDISFSPPKLIRSGIRSLKFKLTGKV
- the recN gene encoding DNA repair protein RecN, which codes for MTIINFKPIAKLMLKNLYIKNIALVEHQEIDFDQGLNIITGETGAGKSVIMGSMRLLMGQRAEKSIIRSGEKKAELSAILKVPDTLQKNITAILEEQEIDPGEDNELLLRRVITHSSSRNFINSSPVPLQVLKRIGEQFIDIFSAGEQHSLADGSQQLAILDRFMGAKKELDQTKLAFEKWKNLEYKKEEMAKKFPSQGELDILRYQQNEIIEAKLNREEESELYDKYATAASGQERLELIQQLTLTLDNNDDNGIISSLRSSLHKAQDLARLDAEHALEFAQRLESLLAELCDLDMDFQSYSSHILLDPNELQFLEQRMQTYNSIKRKYGTELDDVLRYLTEISDKISLADNFDSEYQKLDDDIAVAKEQYFKTAKKITHLRKKAAGTLAKDISHELTELEFLNSEFNIQIKENKASAKGIDSVEFRFSPNKGEPAKLLSDIASSGEISRVMLAVKSILATVDSIPILIFDEIDANIGGITASKVAQKLNTLGKNRQLFCVTHLPQVAAAGHHHFRVEKHEVNKRSISSISSLNTDEKTQEIGRMLGGKSSGSLVFEHAKELQASFQKENSISK